Proteins encoded by one window of Pyrinomonadaceae bacterium:
- the mtnA gene encoding S-methyl-5-thioribose-1-phosphate isomerase, whose product MIKTVEWTDEGVRMLDQRLLPNEEKYLTLYSYEEVADAIKKMVVRGAPAIGVAAAMGLALGASQSVSTSLPDLEYDFKYMCDVMGATRPTAVNLFWAIERMRDVIKKAKAEGVSDIGEVRARLVKEAQTIFQEDIDSNRAIGRHGADLINDGATVLTHCNAGALATAGDYGTALGVIRGAVDAGKRVAVIADETRPFLQGARLTAWELSKDNIPVTVITDNMAGHVMKQGKVDCVVVGADRIAANGDAANKIGTYMVAVLAKQHDIPFYVAAPFSTVDLATATGEDIPIEERDPREVTHLREQQLTPDGVDVHNFAFDVTPNEMIAAIITDRGVARAPYTESLQTLANARSASAP is encoded by the coding sequence ATGATCAAAACTGTCGAATGGACCGATGAAGGCGTCCGCATGCTGGACCAGCGTCTGCTGCCGAACGAAGAGAAATACCTGACGCTTTATTCGTACGAGGAAGTCGCGGACGCGATTAAGAAGATGGTCGTGCGCGGCGCGCCGGCGATTGGGGTCGCCGCTGCGATGGGACTCGCGCTGGGTGCGTCACAGTCGGTCAGCACTTCCCTGCCCGACCTCGAATACGATTTCAAGTACATGTGTGACGTGATGGGCGCGACGCGCCCGACGGCCGTTAATCTGTTCTGGGCGATTGAACGGATGCGCGACGTGATCAAGAAAGCGAAAGCTGAGGGCGTGAGCGATATCGGCGAAGTTAGGGCCCGTTTGGTCAAAGAGGCGCAAACGATTTTTCAGGAAGACATTGATTCAAACCGCGCCATCGGCCGTCACGGCGCCGACCTGATCAATGATGGCGCGACTGTGCTGACGCACTGTAACGCGGGCGCGCTGGCTACGGCGGGTGATTACGGCACTGCGCTCGGCGTGATTCGCGGGGCGGTTGATGCGGGCAAGCGGGTCGCCGTAATTGCCGACGAAACGCGGCCGTTCTTGCAAGGTGCGCGACTGACCGCGTGGGAATTGAGCAAGGACAACATTCCGGTCACCGTAATCACGGATAACATGGCCGGTCACGTGATGAAGCAAGGCAAAGTCGATTGCGTTGTCGTCGGCGCCGATCGCATTGCCGCAAACGGTGATGCCGCGAACAAGATCGGAACATACATGGTAGCCGTGTTGGCAAAGCAACACGACATTCCATTCTATGTGGCGGCCCCGTTCTCCACAGTCGATCTCGCCACCGCCACCGGCGAAGACATCCCCATCGAGGAACGAGATCCAAGAGAAGTGACGCACTTGCGCGAACAGCAATTGACCCCGGATGGTGTTGACGTGCACAACTTCGCCTTTGATGTCACTCCAAACGAGATGATTGCGGCCATCATCACTGATCGCGGCGTGGCCCGAGCCCCTTACACCGAAAGCCTCCAAACGTTGGCTAACGCGCGTTCCGCCAGCGCACCATAA
- a CDS encoding bifunctional transaldolase/phosoglucose isomerase, producing MRPSSLIAAWPEPLTPKASKRWLTRVPPAHHKPEEARIAENINQMKLSLPPDLSKAVEAALDDWQANRKVEQLWARDATLWTDAGEDKWLGWLNIVDEQQKTNRRFVNFAAEVKEAGFSHVLLLGMGGSSLCPEVLAKSFGSIDGFPRLHVLDSTDPAQVKAVENKIHISTTLFFVSSKSGTTLEPNIFKQYFFSRAQEVVGKENAGKHFIAITDPGSKLREEAERDQFRKIFLGDPSIGGRYSALSDFGMAPAAAMGIDVPSFLNRTGEMVKACRADAVKNNPGAILGAVLGTAHKQGRDKLTIVSSPGIHDLGAWLEQLVAESTGKNGNGLIPLDREALATADAYGDDRVFVYMRLESGPDSRQDEAIADLEQAGHPVIIISVADVYDLGKEFFRWEFATAVAGSIIGINPFDQPDVEASKIETRKLTDEYERTGSLPPETPFYEDDDIKLFADDRNATAMKSATTEASLRGYLKAHVDRLKPNDYFATLAYVEMNEEHEQLLQTPRHAIRDTKHVATCLGFGPRFLHSTGQAYKGGPDSGVFLQITCDDANDLPVPNQKYTFGVVKAAQARGDFEVLAERGRRALRIHLGAHVAKGLQKLDAEIKRALD from the coding sequence TTGCGGCCATCATCACTGATCGCGGCGTGGCCCGAGCCCCTTACACCGAAAGCCTCCAAACGTTGGCTAACGCGCGTTCCGCCAGCGCACCATAAACCTGAGGAGGCGCGTATCGCCGAAAACATCAACCAAATGAAGCTTTCGTTGCCGCCCGATTTGTCGAAGGCCGTTGAAGCTGCGCTCGATGATTGGCAAGCCAATCGCAAGGTCGAGCAACTTTGGGCGCGAGACGCGACGCTCTGGACTGATGCAGGCGAAGACAAATGGCTCGGCTGGCTGAACATCGTTGATGAGCAGCAAAAAACCAATCGCCGATTTGTGAACTTTGCTGCTGAAGTAAAAGAGGCCGGCTTTTCTCATGTCCTGTTGCTCGGGATGGGCGGCTCCAGTCTCTGCCCCGAAGTGCTGGCGAAGTCGTTCGGAAGCATCGATGGATTTCCGCGGCTTCACGTTCTGGATTCAACCGATCCGGCGCAGGTCAAGGCAGTTGAGAATAAGATCCACATCAGCACCACGCTGTTCTTCGTCTCAAGTAAATCGGGCACCACTCTCGAACCGAACATCTTCAAACAATACTTCTTCAGCCGCGCGCAAGAAGTCGTCGGCAAAGAGAACGCGGGCAAACACTTCATCGCCATAACCGATCCTGGATCGAAGCTGCGTGAGGAAGCTGAACGCGATCAGTTCCGAAAGATCTTTCTGGGTGACCCGAGCATCGGCGGACGTTACTCGGCGCTTTCCGATTTCGGCATGGCGCCGGCAGCCGCGATGGGAATCGACGTCCCGTCGTTTCTGAATCGCACCGGTGAGATGGTCAAGGCGTGCCGCGCGGATGCGGTGAAAAATAATCCGGGCGCGATTCTCGGAGCCGTGCTGGGAACTGCGCACAAACAGGGTCGCGACAAACTGACAATTGTTTCCTCGCCTGGAATCCACGATCTGGGCGCGTGGCTGGAACAGCTAGTGGCGGAATCGACCGGTAAGAACGGCAACGGATTGATTCCCCTGGATCGTGAAGCGCTCGCAACGGCGGACGCATACGGCGACGATCGCGTGTTCGTATATATGCGATTGGAATCGGGGCCGGATTCGCGCCAGGACGAGGCAATCGCGGACCTGGAGCAGGCTGGTCATCCGGTAATCATTATTTCAGTCGCTGATGTTTACGACCTCGGGAAGGAATTCTTTCGCTGGGAATTCGCCACTGCGGTGGCTGGCTCGATCATCGGCATTAATCCTTTCGATCAGCCAGACGTCGAAGCCAGCAAGATCGAAACGCGCAAACTCACTGACGAGTACGAGCGCACCGGATCATTACCGCCTGAAACACCATTTTACGAAGACGACGACATCAAGTTATTCGCCGATGACAGAAATGCCACCGCAATGAAGAGCGCAACGACGGAGGCTTCTCTGCGCGGATATCTGAAAGCCCATGTCGATCGCCTGAAGCCGAATGATTACTTTGCGACCCTCGCTTACGTTGAGATGAATGAAGAGCATGAGCAACTTCTGCAAACACCGCGTCACGCCATCCGCGACACAAAACATGTCGCGACGTGCTTAGGATTCGGGCCGCGCTTTTTGCATTCAACCGGACAGGCGTATAAAGGTGGGCCAGACTCGGGAGTGTTTCTGCAAATAACCTGCGATGATGCGAATGATTTACCCGTGCCAAATCAGAAGTACACTTTTGGCGTCGTGAAAGCGGCGCAGGCGCGCGGCGACTTTGAAGTGCTAGCGGAACGCGGGCGACGCGCGTTGCGAATTCATTTAGGCGCCCATGTGGCGAAGGGATTGCAAAAGTTGGACGCGGAAATCAAGCGAGCGCTCGATTAG
- the gnd gene encoding decarboxylating 6-phosphogluconate dehydrogenase, whose amino-acid sequence MADPIATAPRSDTPGTHMQLGMIGLGRMGANMVRRLMRGGHECVVWDMNPASVQALAGQGAIGASSLEEFVAKLKQPRAIWIMVPAGEATEKTVNDLGARLHSGDTVIDGGNSYFKDDVRRSKALREKGINYVDVGTSGGVWGLERGYCMMIGGPKEVVEHLDPIFKTLAPGRGEIPRTTGRENVPGTVEDGYLYCGPSGAGHFVKMVHNGIEYGLMQAYAEGFDIFHNANSEQLPEDIRYDLNVADIAEVWRRGSVISSWLLDLTAMALLEDPELKSYTGFVQDSGEGRWTIQAAIEEAVPAEVLTSALYTRFRSRQEHTFAEKILSAMRKKFGGHLEPRSGTK is encoded by the coding sequence ATGGCAGATCCCATCGCTACCGCTCCGCGTTCTGACACGCCTGGTACACACATGCAACTGGGAATGATTGGTCTGGGCCGGATGGGCGCCAACATGGTGCGACGCTTAATGCGTGGCGGCCATGAATGTGTCGTCTGGGACATGAATCCGGCGAGCGTCCAGGCACTTGCCGGCCAAGGCGCGATAGGAGCCTCTTCGCTGGAAGAGTTCGTCGCCAAACTCAAACAACCGCGCGCAATTTGGATCATGGTGCCGGCCGGTGAGGCAACGGAAAAGACGGTTAACGATCTCGGCGCGCGGCTTCACTCCGGCGACACCGTCATTGACGGTGGCAACTCGTATTTCAAAGACGACGTGCGCCGATCGAAGGCGCTGCGCGAAAAAGGCATTAACTACGTCGATGTCGGTACCAGCGGCGGCGTGTGGGGACTGGAGCGTGGCTACTGCATGATGATCGGCGGCCCGAAAGAAGTCGTTGAGCATCTCGATCCGATCTTCAAAACGCTCGCTCCCGGTCGCGGAGAGATTCCGCGTACTACGGGACGCGAGAATGTTCCCGGCACAGTTGAAGACGGCTATCTCTACTGCGGTCCGTCAGGCGCCGGCCATTTTGTAAAGATGGTGCACAACGGTATCGAGTACGGTCTGATGCAGGCGTATGCCGAAGGCTTCGACATTTTTCACAATGCGAACTCAGAACAGTTGCCGGAAGATATTCGTTACGACTTGAACGTCGCCGACATCGCTGAAGTGTGGCGCCGCGGCAGCGTGATCTCGTCCTGGCTGCTTGATCTGACGGCGATGGCCCTGCTTGAAGATCCCGAACTGAAAAGCTACACCGGCTTTGTTCAGGATTCAGGTGAAGGCCGCTGGACTATTCAAGCCGCAATCGAAGAAGCCGTGCCCGCCGAAGTTCTGACGTCCGCGCTTTACACGCGTTTTCGTTCGCGGCAAGAGCACACGTTTGCCGAAAAGATTCTGTCCGCCATGCGCAAGAAGTTTGGCGGGCATCTGGAACCGCGCAGTGGCACTAAGTGA
- the zwf gene encoding glucose-6-phosphate dehydrogenase: protein MPSDETQPAAAAEIAPPCIMVIFGASGDLTKRKLIPALYNLKHSQCLSDNFAVLGLARVEMSDDEFRRRLRADMDEFATDEISDDEWQWLAERLYYMTGDFDDDRMYARVKARVEELDQKHQAAGNCVFYLATAPQYFAPIAQQLGRVGLTTEQGDHWRRVVIEKPFGRDLESARQLNQEIKQVLDEDQIYRIDHYLGKETVQNIMVFRFSNGLFEPIWNRQYVDSVQITAAEKVGVEQRGAYYESTGALRDMVPNHLLQLVTLTAMEPPVSFEANSVRDEQVKVLRAIQCPTPEEAAKRTVRGQYDAGEIDEKPAPAYRAEPNVAPDSNVETYVGIKLLIDNWRWADVPFYLRTGKRLLARDTEIAIRFKRAPFVLFRNTPIERLNRNRLVLHIQPDEGISVRFGAKIPGSTMNIGAVDMQFDYEDYFGDTPSTGYERLLHDCMVGDATLFQRADQVEAGWAVVEPIVQAWKQAPPDFPNYKAGTWGPKEAEELLTRDGREWEWTSDLRRPHRAK, encoded by the coding sequence ATGCCGTCTGACGAAACACAACCTGCAGCCGCAGCTGAGATTGCCCCGCCGTGCATCATGGTCATCTTCGGTGCCTCTGGCGATCTCACCAAGCGAAAACTGATTCCCGCTCTCTACAATCTCAAACACAGCCAGTGCCTCTCTGACAATTTCGCCGTACTCGGTCTCGCGCGCGTGGAAATGAGCGACGACGAATTTCGCCGGCGCCTGCGCGCAGACATGGACGAGTTCGCCACCGACGAAATCAGTGACGACGAATGGCAATGGCTCGCGGAGCGCCTTTATTACATGACCGGGGATTTCGACGACGATCGGATGTACGCACGGGTGAAGGCCCGGGTCGAGGAACTCGATCAGAAGCATCAGGCCGCAGGAAATTGCGTTTTCTATCTCGCCACCGCGCCTCAGTACTTCGCGCCGATTGCGCAGCAGCTCGGCCGCGTCGGATTAACAACGGAACAGGGCGATCACTGGCGACGGGTGGTCATTGAAAAGCCGTTTGGGCGTGATCTCGAATCAGCACGGCAACTGAACCAGGAGATCAAGCAGGTCCTGGACGAAGATCAGATTTATCGCATCGATCACTATCTCGGGAAAGAAACCGTGCAGAACATCATGGTGTTCCGGTTTAGCAACGGCCTGTTCGAACCAATCTGGAATCGCCAGTACGTTGACAGCGTGCAGATTACCGCGGCGGAGAAGGTTGGCGTCGAACAACGCGGGGCTTACTACGAAAGCACAGGCGCGTTACGCGACATGGTGCCGAATCACCTGCTTCAGTTAGTAACGCTGACGGCGATGGAGCCTCCGGTTTCGTTTGAGGCAAATTCGGTGCGCGATGAGCAGGTGAAAGTGCTTCGCGCGATTCAATGCCCTACACCCGAAGAAGCAGCAAAACGAACGGTGCGCGGCCAATACGATGCGGGCGAGATTGATGAAAAGCCGGCGCCGGCTTATCGCGCGGAACCAAACGTCGCGCCCGATTCGAATGTCGAGACATACGTCGGGATAAAACTTTTGATCGATAACTGGCGTTGGGCTGACGTGCCGTTTTACCTGCGTACCGGAAAGCGTCTGCTCGCGCGCGACACAGAAATCGCCATTCGCTTCAAACGCGCGCCGTTCGTCCTCTTTCGTAACACGCCGATTGAACGCCTCAATCGCAATCGCCTCGTGCTGCACATTCAACCCGACGAAGGAATTTCCGTGCGCTTTGGCGCAAAGATTCCCGGCTCAACCATGAACATCGGCGCGGTCGATATGCAGTTTGATTACGAAGACTATTTTGGCGACACACCCAGCACTGGTTACGAACGTTTGTTGCACGACTGCATGGTGGGCGACGCGACGCTCTTCCAGCGCGCAGATCAAGTCGAAGCAGGATGGGCGGTAGTTGAACCGATTGTTCAAGCCTGGAAGCAAGCGCCGCCGGACTTTCCAAACTACAAGGCCGGGACGTGGGGACCGAAGGAAGCTGAAGAGCTGTTAACGCGCGACGGTCGTGAGTGGGAGTGGACTTCGGATCTTAGACGTCCTCACCGCGCGAAGTAA
- a CDS encoding DUF488 domain-containing protein → MNPNASLSVWTIGHSTRPIDEFVAALQSFRVGALVDVRTYPGSRRYPQFNKPTLAAVLAEAEIEYRHAPELGGRRRAKPDSINMAWRNEMFRGYADHMESDEFHEGIEQLLREAKESRTAIMCAEAVWWKCHRSLIADYLKAKSVTVVHILGAGKSEEHPFTSAARLVNGELSYRGVLDVSE, encoded by the coding sequence ATGAATCCGAACGCAAGCTTGTCGGTCTGGACAATCGGCCATTCGACACGGCCCATCGACGAGTTCGTCGCAGCGCTACAGTCGTTTCGCGTCGGCGCGTTGGTTGATGTCCGTACTTATCCAGGGTCGCGGCGTTATCCGCAATTTAATAAACCGACCCTGGCGGCGGTGCTGGCGGAAGCTGAAATCGAGTACCGTCACGCTCCTGAGCTTGGAGGCCGCCGCCGTGCGAAACCTGATTCAATTAATATGGCCTGGCGGAATGAAATGTTTCGCGGGTACGCGGATCACATGGAGTCGGACGAGTTTCACGAAGGCATTGAGCAGCTGCTCCGGGAGGCGAAAGAAAGTCGGACGGCGATTATGTGCGCCGAAGCCGTCTGGTGGAAATGTCATCGCAGCTTAATCGCGGATTATTTGAAAGCGAAGAGCGTGACGGTGGTCCACATCCTGGGCGCAGGAAAGTCGGAAGAACATCCATTCACGAGTGCTGCGCGCCTCGTCAATGGTGAACTATCGTACCGGGGCGTCTTGGATGTCAGTGAGTGA
- a CDS encoding SH3 domain-containing protein: MAQGTVIPSGLNLRATPGGTIMKVLPQGTTVEILEDQGNFLKVSVGSDVGFVAASFINRNAAQATDPPAVPATTPNLNLAGLAGKIPDAVLAQIPAAASEFNITSNLRLAHFLAQCALESMNFTATVENLNYSAQRLLQVFPKYFKNVDVNAYARNPQKIGSRVYANRMGNGDEASGDGFRYRGRGYIQLTGKNNYTSFTGFVGEDCVANPDLVATKFPLASAAFFFNSNNIWAICDQGASDAVVTSVTKRVNGGTHGLAERIQNFKKFRAALGA; the protein is encoded by the coding sequence ATGGCTCAAGGTACCGTTATCCCTTCGGGTTTGAACCTCCGAGCAACACCAGGAGGCACGATCATGAAAGTACTTCCGCAAGGAACTACTGTTGAAATTCTGGAAGATCAAGGTAACTTTTTGAAGGTGAGCGTTGGCAGTGATGTCGGTTTTGTAGCCGCTAGCTTCATAAATCGAAACGCGGCTCAGGCAACTGATCCTCCCGCGGTTCCCGCAACGACTCCGAATCTGAACCTCGCCGGTTTGGCGGGAAAGATTCCTGACGCGGTGCTCGCGCAAATTCCCGCAGCCGCGTCGGAGTTTAATATCACGTCGAATCTACGGCTGGCGCACTTTCTCGCGCAGTGTGCGCTGGAATCTATGAACTTCACCGCCACCGTCGAAAACCTGAACTACAGCGCCCAACGCCTGCTGCAAGTATTTCCAAAGTACTTTAAAAACGTAGACGTGAATGCCTATGCTCGTAACCCTCAGAAAATCGGCAGCCGCGTCTATGCCAACCGAATGGGCAATGGCGACGAGGCTTCGGGAGACGGATTCAGGTATCGTGGCCGCGGCTACATTCAATTAACGGGCAAGAACAACTACACGAGCTTTACAGGTTTCGTCGGTGAAGACTGTGTCGCAAACCCGGATCTGGTTGCCACGAAGTTTCCGCTCGCTTCGGCGGCGTTCTTCTTTAACTCAAACAACATTTGGGCGATCTGCGATCAAGGCGCGAGCGATGCAGTCGTTACCAGCGTGACGAAACGCGTTAATGGCGGGACACACGGTCTTGCGGAAAGAATTCAAAACTTCAAGAAGTTCCGAGCGGCGCTAGGCGCCTAA
- a CDS encoding patatin-like phospholipase family protein has translation MSDHPLRVYEVLEEEYDLLHGVPSPSVDSKKPAEERLKNIIKENHKKNHAAICLSGGGIRSATFGLGVLQGLAHNNLLDKFNYVSTVSGGGYIGSWLSAWIHREEKGLPGVAKQLPGEHPPYVMKPEAEPITHLRAYSNYLTPKLGMLSADTWTLVAIWIRNLLLNWLVLIPLLLAVLALPRLFVSLSQLSPPGYVRVGALLLAIILGVQMIVYVAISRPTIAKKDRDQKSFLKWCFVPMLLSATLLALYWAWFNNANTDLERSLTLHILDGRSRILGFIAFGVGLHLAAWVVYTILMIRSPKLIVSEFVGLLFNGIVGGLMLFVVSLLFPEPAKEINRLLLYSTLAVPVYLLLVFLALSLFVGIASRWTKDEDREWWARYGAWVLIALVVWIIGSFLVVMGPSVITDVWAKRVVPAGGVIGVITALLARSAKLPAKGEKSQGWMGLVMQHALPLGAIVFAAVLVMSLSIATDGLIDRLAPFWNWTGLLSAKAMGHSSFDAFRLDVPRTREILLFMGVAGGLGLLMAHVINTNKFSYHAMYRNRLIRAYLGASRQSVERRPNKFTGFDSDDNVNMCELRPEMLHTKSFKEPNGFSSLVKKLQTKSGPVSAHIVANVLSDSTKQLLNRYDPELAGDQTGKLLESALIRDLNNALLQFPIIPSAIQSEFGIDLEGMDPAPTSVKFVKRNRQALETAFKDDIRPANSYQNIDLEDLSPTSAEFVKRNSEAFEAAFEEILPAIVSDVDINWEDLSPTSAEFVTRHRQAFEAALEEIRPAIVSYRRPLHIVNITLNLVGGDRLAWQQRKAESFTVSPLHCGSFQIHTDGRTGPAYGSYRRTFDYGGQKDGGISLGTAMAISGAAASPNMGYYSSPVVTFLMTLFNVRLGWWLGNPAPAGEVPLKLRARGIKHYFELAHPKSAVYPIIAEALGWTDDKNNYVYLTDGGHFENLGLYEMVLRRCRLIVISDAAGDPDFQYNDLGNAVQKVRTDLGIPIDFGPMNLFPRSEKKPGVYCAIGTIRYSCIDKGEPDGKIIYLKPAFYGDEPRDIYRYAMTHETFPQQSTGDQWFDESQFESYRKLGSYIVDKICNAGAGEGSSALIDAELDGLLKKATAGSQLKVSEAPAHQQNLPDSGLGILIG, from the coding sequence ATGTCTGACCACCCGTTACGCGTGTATGAGGTTCTTGAAGAGGAATATGATCTATTGCATGGCGTGCCTTCGCCGTCTGTCGATTCGAAAAAGCCGGCCGAAGAGCGGCTAAAGAACATCATCAAAGAAAACCACAAGAAGAATCATGCTGCGATCTGTTTGTCCGGAGGCGGCATTCGCAGCGCGACTTTTGGTTTAGGAGTGCTTCAAGGCTTGGCCCACAACAACCTGCTGGACAAGTTCAATTACGTTTCAACAGTTTCGGGCGGAGGATACATCGGCAGTTGGTTGTCAGCCTGGATTCACCGCGAGGAGAAAGGCCTTCCAGGCGTGGCGAAACAGTTGCCCGGCGAGCACCCACCGTACGTGATGAAGCCCGAAGCGGAGCCCATTACGCATTTGCGCGCTTACAGCAACTACTTGACGCCTAAACTGGGCATGTTGTCGGCTGACACCTGGACGTTGGTCGCCATATGGATTAGAAATCTGCTTCTCAACTGGCTGGTGTTAATCCCACTTTTGCTCGCCGTGCTGGCCCTGCCTAGATTGTTCGTATCGCTTTCTCAGTTGTCACCTCCTGGTTACGTGAGAGTTGGCGCGCTGCTTCTGGCAATCATCCTGGGCGTGCAAATGATCGTTTACGTGGCGATTAGCCGGCCCACCATTGCCAAGAAAGATCGGGACCAAAAGAGCTTCCTCAAGTGGTGTTTCGTGCCCATGCTTTTGTCAGCAACCCTGCTCGCCTTGTATTGGGCCTGGTTCAATAATGCGAACACCGACTTAGAGAGAAGTCTGACGTTACACATTCTGGACGGGCGTTCCCGCATTCTTGGATTTATTGCTTTCGGCGTCGGGCTGCACCTCGCGGCTTGGGTCGTGTACACGATCTTGATGATCAGGTCACCTAAGCTGATTGTCAGTGAATTCGTCGGTCTCCTGTTCAATGGAATTGTCGGCGGCCTGATGCTCTTTGTGGTGTCGCTTCTCTTCCCTGAGCCAGCGAAAGAAATCAACCGGCTTTTGCTTTATTCGACGCTCGCCGTCCCGGTCTATTTGTTGCTGGTGTTTCTCGCCCTGAGCTTGTTCGTGGGCATCGCCAGCAGATGGACTAAGGATGAAGATCGCGAATGGTGGGCCAGGTACGGAGCGTGGGTTCTTATCGCCCTCGTTGTCTGGATCATCGGGAGTTTTCTCGTGGTGATGGGTCCCAGCGTGATAACTGATGTTTGGGCAAAACGTGTCGTACCCGCGGGCGGTGTGATTGGTGTTATCACCGCGCTCCTGGCACGTAGCGCGAAACTCCCGGCGAAGGGCGAGAAGTCGCAGGGTTGGATGGGACTGGTAATGCAACACGCATTGCCACTGGGAGCCATTGTGTTCGCCGCGGTGCTCGTGATGTCGTTATCGATTGCCACAGATGGCTTAATCGATCGGCTCGCGCCGTTTTGGAATTGGACTGGCTTGCTGTCAGCTAAAGCGATGGGCCACAGCTCGTTCGATGCATTTCGTCTAGACGTGCCGCGCACGCGAGAGATCTTGCTTTTCATGGGCGTGGCCGGCGGACTGGGCTTGCTCATGGCTCACGTGATCAATACAAACAAGTTTTCGTACCATGCGATGTATCGCAATCGCCTGATTCGCGCGTACCTCGGCGCGTCGCGTCAGAGCGTTGAGCGACGACCTAATAAATTTACCGGTTTTGATTCCGATGACAACGTGAACATGTGTGAGTTACGGCCCGAGATGCTGCATACGAAAAGCTTCAAGGAACCGAACGGGTTTAGCAGTCTCGTCAAGAAGTTACAGACCAAATCCGGTCCGGTCTCAGCTCACATCGTGGCGAACGTCTTGTCAGATTCGACAAAGCAACTGCTGAATCGGTATGACCCGGAGCTCGCGGGCGACCAGACAGGGAAACTGCTGGAAAGCGCGTTGATTAGGGATCTCAACAATGCCCTGCTGCAGTTCCCAATTATCCCATCGGCGATTCAAAGTGAATTTGGAATAGACCTCGAAGGAATGGACCCGGCCCCGACCAGCGTCAAATTTGTGAAGCGTAATCGACAAGCTCTCGAGACAGCTTTCAAAGATGACATTCGCCCGGCGAACTCCTACCAAAATATCGATCTGGAAGATCTCTCCCCGACGAGCGCCGAATTTGTGAAACGTAACAGTGAAGCCTTCGAAGCAGCATTCGAGGAGATTCTACCGGCGATCGTGTCGGACGTAGACATAAATTGGGAAGATCTCTCACCGACGAGCGCCGAATTTGTGACGCGTCACAGGCAAGCCTTCGAAGCAGCGCTCGAGGAGATTCGGCCGGCGATAGTGTCCTACCGACGTCCGCTACACATCGTAAACATCACCCTTAACCTGGTGGGCGGCGATCGACTTGCCTGGCAGCAGCGAAAAGCGGAGTCTTTTACTGTAAGCCCATTACATTGCGGCAGTTTCCAGATTCATACAGACGGGCGCACGGGACCGGCCTATGGTTCTTACCGGCGCACTTTCGATTACGGTGGCCAAAAGGATGGCGGCATTAGTCTCGGCACGGCAATGGCGATCTCGGGGGCCGCCGCCAGCCCCAACATGGGTTACTACTCTTCGCCCGTGGTCACGTTTCTGATGACGCTGTTCAATGTCAGGCTGGGTTGGTGGTTGGGAAATCCAGCACCTGCCGGAGAAGTCCCACTTAAGCTACGAGCCCGCGGCATCAAGCATTATTTCGAACTGGCACATCCCAAGTCTGCCGTCTACCCGATCATCGCCGAGGCTTTGGGCTGGACCGATGACAAGAATAACTATGTGTATCTGACTGACGGCGGACACTTCGAGAATCTTGGCCTTTACGAAATGGTTCTGCGCCGTTGCCGCCTGATTGTAATAAGCGACGCCGCCGGCGATCCCGATTTTCAGTACAACGATCTAGGGAATGCCGTGCAGAAGGTGCGTACCGACCTGGGCATTCCGATCGATTTTGGACCGATGAATCTCTTTCCGCGCAGCGAGAAGAAACCGGGAGTTTACTGCGCCATTGGAACAATCCGTTATTCTTGTATCGATAAGGGTGAGCCTGACGGAAAAATCATCTACCTTAAGCCGGCGTTTTATGGTGACGAGCCACGCGACATCTATCGCTATGCCATGACGCATGAGACTTTCCCGCAGCAAAGCACTGGTGACCAGTGGTTTGACGAATCACAATTCGAAAGCTACCGAAAGTTGGGCTCGTATATTGTTGACAAGATCTGCAATGCCGGAGCGGGGGAAGGTTCGTCCGCGTTAATTGATGCCGAACTCGACGGGCTTCTCAAAAAAGCGACTGCGGGATCACAGCTAAAAGTTTCAGAAGCTCCGGCGCATCAGCAAAACCTGCCTGACAGCGGTCTCGGTATTCTTATCGGCTAG